Below is a genomic region from Fusobacterium canifelinum.
GTAAAAAATAAGAAAATTAATTTAGGAGAGAAAATAAACTTTGTTGTACCAACTGGAAATTTTGGAGATATTCTAGCTGGATACTATGCTAAAAAATTAGGTTTACCTGTAAATAAATTAGTTTGTGCAAGCAATGAGAATAATGTACTTTATGATTTCTTAAGAACAGGTATCTATGATAGAAATCGTGAGTTTTTAAAAACAATCTCTCCTAGTATGGATATTTTAATTTCAAGTAACTTAGAAAGACTACTTTATGATTTAAGTGGCTCTGATGATAAATATATTAAATCTTTAATGGAAGATTTAAAGAAAAATGGAAAATATCAAGTAAATAACGAAATTTTAGAAAATTTAAAAGAACAATTTGGAAGCGGTTATGCTAGTGATGAAGAAACTTCCAAAATAATTAAAAAAGTTTGGGAAGAAGAAAAGTATTTACTTGACCCACATACAGCAGTAGCATATAAGGTTATGTTAGAACAAAATTTAGAAGGTAAAACTGTTGTTCTATCAACAGCTTCTCCATATAAGTTCTGTACAAGTGTTGCTAATGCAGTTTTAAATACCACAGATGAAGATGAATTTAAGTTAATGGAAAAACTACATGAATTTACAAAAGTAGCTGTACCTGAAAATTTAAAAAATCTAAATTCCAAGGAAATAAGACACAATGATGTTGTAAAAAAAGAAGATATGGCTAAATATATTTTGGAGGCAGAAAAATGTTTGAAGTAAGAGTACCTATGACATCAGCTAATGTTGCCTGTGGTTTTGATACTTTGGGAATAGCATTTCAAGAATATTCTATATTTGATTTTGAATTAAGTGACAGATTAGAATTTGTTAATTTTGAAGAAGAATATTGCAATGAAGATAACCTTGTCTATATTGCTTTTAAAAAGGCTTTAAACTTTTTAAATAAGACTGTAAAAGGAGTTAAAATATCTCTAAAAAAACAAGCTCCTATTGCAAGAGGTTTAGGAAGTAGCTCAACCTGTGTTGTGGCAGGAATTTATGGTGCTTATCTATTAACAGGAAGTAAAATAAATAAAAATGATATTTTAAAAATAGCCACTGAAATTGAAGGACATCCAGATAATGTGGCTCCTGCTATATTTGGTAAACTTTGTGCT
It encodes:
- the thrC gene encoding threonine synthase, coding for MKYRSTRDNNIIKDDKIALLQGLSENGGLFVLENLSDKKINLENLIHKSYTEIAFEVLKLFFSFDENKLKSVIEKAYSKFSTSKVTPLIELKNAHILELFHGPTSAFKDVALTLLPYLIQLALEGTEQEILILTATSGDTGKAALEGFKDVMQTEIIVFYPKNGVSKVQELQMRTQEGNNTKVCAIEGNFDDAQTAVKNIFLDEDLQKKLGNKKFSSANSINIGRLTPQIVYYIVAYIDLVKNKKINLGEKINFVVPTGNFGDILAGYYAKKLGLPVNKLVCASNENNVLYDFLRTGIYDRNREFLKTISPSMDILISSNLERLLYDLSGSDDKYIKSLMEDLKKNGKYQVNNEILENLKEQFGSGYASDEETSKIIKKVWEEEKYLLDPHTAVAYKVMLEQNLEGKTVVLSTASPYKFCTSVANAVLNTTDEDEFKLMEKLHEFTKVAVPENLKNLNSKEIRHNDVVKKEDMAKYILEAEKCLK